A section of the Oryza sativa Japonica Group chromosome 1, ASM3414082v1 genome encodes:
- the LOC9266080 gene encoding LOB domain-containing protein 22 has product MADPTPPPPCAACAHQGRPSCPAGCPLAPYFPADRPERFEYANLLYGVDGILRRLEAAGPDPGTRRATMASIVFVSDARAADPVHGAYGVIRNLQQELASVKAEIAAIRQKQQQAQPPPPPEDGH; this is encoded by the coding sequence ATGGCcgacccgacgccgccgccaccgtgcgcCGCGTGCGCGCACCAGGGGCGGCCCAGCTGCCCGGCGGGCTGCCCGCTGGCGCCCTACTTCCCGGCCGACCGGCCGGAGCGCTTCGAGTACGCTAACCTCCTCTACGGCGTGGACGGCATCCTCCGCCGCCTGGAGGCGGCCGGGCCGGACCCGGGGACCCGGCGCGCCACCATGGCGTCCATCGTCTTCGTGTCGGACGCGAGGGCCGCCGACCCCGTGCACGGCGCCTACGGCGTGATACGGAACCTCCAGCAGGAGCTCGCCAGCGTCAAGGCCGAGATCGCCGCCATccggcagaagcagcagcaagcccagccgccgccgccgccggaggacgGCCACTAA
- the LOC9270426 gene encoding uncharacterized protein, whose product MTGILIYLHDNRCAISLGQSEVIEIKLCLLRILHMFSMDGDFAPLLELIKLHRMYGLLLVMDVPWTVGDHCDVGVIGLTKCSGTHGLLPCFDTFLLVSIQRETICVHPLDFMIWPQSCLPQFSHQ is encoded by the exons ATGACAGGAATATTGATTTACTTACATGATAACCGTTGTGCCATTAG CCTTGGACAATCGGAGGTCATTGAGATTAAACTCTGCTTGCTTCGCATCCTCCA TATGTTCAGCATGGATGGTGACTTTGCTCCATTGCTTGAGCTTATCAAGTTACACAGAATGTATGGGCTTTTGTTGGTCATGGACGTT ccTTGGACAGTTGGAGATCATTGCGATGTTGGTGTAATTGGGCTTACTAAGTGCTCTGGTACTCATGGGCTTCTTCCCTGTTTTGACACCTTTTTGTTAGTATCAATTCAGAGAGAGACAATTTGCGTACATCCCTTGGATTTCATGATATGG CCACAATCATGTCTTCCGCAGTTTTCGCATCAATGA